A single Deinococcus aquiradiocola DNA region contains:
- a CDS encoding metal-dependent transcriptional regulator → MSTRLLSHAAEDYLKQLYLLSEPEPGSRVSTQAVADALDVTPASVTGMLRKLSELGFVTHTAYQGAALTEQGRGLALEVLRHHRLLEAFLHQALGYPLDEVHDEAERLEHVISENFEARMAAWLGHPTHDPHGDPIPALDGSLPSRDETALSQLPVHEWVVVAQIPARDAAQLRGLVQAGLTPGAHLQVLHLDPAFGTLRLGLRDHSELTLSLHVAEQVRVTALNAAPQRAEVHA, encoded by the coding sequence CGGAGCCCGGCAGCCGCGTCAGCACCCAGGCCGTCGCCGATGCCCTCGACGTCACGCCCGCGAGCGTGACCGGCATGCTCCGCAAACTCAGCGAACTCGGCTTCGTCACGCACACCGCGTACCAGGGCGCGGCCCTCACCGAGCAGGGCCGCGGCCTCGCCCTCGAGGTGCTGCGCCACCACCGCCTCCTCGAAGCGTTCCTGCACCAGGCGCTCGGCTACCCGCTCGACGAGGTGCACGACGAAGCCGAACGCCTTGAGCACGTCATCAGCGAGAACTTCGAGGCCCGCATGGCCGCGTGGCTCGGCCACCCCACCCACGACCCGCACGGCGACCCCATCCCCGCCCTCGACGGCTCCCTCCCCAGCCGCGACGAGACTGCCCTCAGCCAGCTGCCCGTGCACGAGTGGGTGGTCGTCGCGCAGATCCCCGCGCGTGACGCGGCGCAGCTGCGCGGACTGGTGCAGGCGGGCCTCACGCCCGGCGCGCACCTGCAGGTCCTGCACCTCGACCCGGCTTTCGGGACGCTGCGCCTCGGCCTGCGCGACCACTCGGAACTCACGCTGTCCCTGCACGTCGCCGAGCAGGTCCGCGTGACCGCCCTGAACGCCGCCCCGCAGCGGGCGGAGGTGCACGCGTGA